A window of Malania oleifera isolate guangnan ecotype guangnan chromosome 5, ASM2987363v1, whole genome shotgun sequence contains these coding sequences:
- the LOC131156220 gene encoding NADH dehydrogenase [ubiquinone] iron-sulfur protein 8, mitochondrial isoform X2 codes for MAAILARKSLLAFRARQLAVGGQALQGSNHYGLQFGAHSYSTDKDDEEREKLAKEISKDWNSVFEQSINTLFLTEMVRGMMLTLKYFFEKKVTINYPFEKGPLSPRFRGEHALRRYPTGEERCIACKLCEAICPAQAITIEAEEREDGSRRTTRYDIDMTKCIYCGFCQEACPVDAIVEGPNFEFATETHEELLYDKEKLLENGDRWETEIAENLRSESLYR; via the exons ATGGCTGCGATCTTAGCTCGCAAGTCTCTCCTCGCTTTCCGCGCTCGACAGCTC GCTGTAGGAGGACAAGCATTGCAGGGCTCCAACCATTATGGGCTGCAATTTGGTGCACATTCATATTCCACGGACAAAG ATGATGAAGAAAGAGAAAAACTTGCAAAGGAGATTTCTAAGGATTGGAATTCTG TTTTTGAGCAGAGCATAAATACATTGTTTCTCACTGAAATGGTTCGGGGTATGATGCTGACACTAAAGTACTTTTTCGAAAAAAAAGTTACT ATCAATTATCCATTTGAGAAGGGACCATTGAGCCCTCGTTTTCGCGGGGAACATGCCCTTCGACGTTATCCAACTGGAGAGGAACGTTGCATTGCCTGCAAACTCTGTGAAGCT ATATGCCCAGCTCAAGCAATCACAATTGAAGCTGAGGAACGAGAAGACGGAAGCCGTAGGACAACCAG GTATGACATTGACATGACCAAGTGCATCTACTGTGGATTCTGCCAAGAAGCATGTCCTGTTGATGCCATTGTTGAAGGACCCAACTTTGAATTCGCAACGGAGACTCATGAG GAGCTTCTCTATGATAAGGAGAAGTTGCTCGAGAATGGGGATCGATGGGAAACTGAGATTGCAGAGAACCTCAGATCCGAAAGCCTCTATCGTTGA
- the LOC131156220 gene encoding NADH dehydrogenase [ubiquinone] iron-sulfur protein 8-A, mitochondrial isoform X1, with product MAAILARKSLLAFRARQLAVGGQALQGSNHYGLQFGAHSYSTDKDDEEREKLAKEISKDWNSVFEQSINTLFLTEMVRGMMLTLKYFFEKKVTINYPFEKGPLSPRFRGEHALRRYPTGEERCIACKLCEAICPAQAITIEAEEREDGSRRTTRYDIDMTKCIYCGFCQEACPVDAIVEGPNFEFATETHEVNRHLLYHIIGRCTLLNNSYILPMMQELLYDKEKLLENGDRWETEIAENLRSESLYR from the exons ATGGCTGCGATCTTAGCTCGCAAGTCTCTCCTCGCTTTCCGCGCTCGACAGCTC GCTGTAGGAGGACAAGCATTGCAGGGCTCCAACCATTATGGGCTGCAATTTGGTGCACATTCATATTCCACGGACAAAG ATGATGAAGAAAGAGAAAAACTTGCAAAGGAGATTTCTAAGGATTGGAATTCTG TTTTTGAGCAGAGCATAAATACATTGTTTCTCACTGAAATGGTTCGGGGTATGATGCTGACACTAAAGTACTTTTTCGAAAAAAAAGTTACT ATCAATTATCCATTTGAGAAGGGACCATTGAGCCCTCGTTTTCGCGGGGAACATGCCCTTCGACGTTATCCAACTGGAGAGGAACGTTGCATTGCCTGCAAACTCTGTGAAGCT ATATGCCCAGCTCAAGCAATCACAATTGAAGCTGAGGAACGAGAAGACGGAAGCCGTAGGACAACCAG GTATGACATTGACATGACCAAGTGCATCTACTGTGGATTCTGCCAAGAAGCATGTCCTGTTGATGCCATTGTTGAAGGACCCAACTTTGAATTCGCAACGGAGACTCATGAGGTTAATAGACATCTTCTTTACCACATTATTGGCCGCTGTACTTTATTAAACAACTCTTACATTCTTCCAATGATGCAGGAGCTTCTCTATGATAAGGAGAAGTTGCTCGAGAATGGGGATCGATGGGAAACTGAGATTGCAGAGAACCTCAGATCCGAAAGCCTCTATCGTTGA
- the LOC131156221 gene encoding protein NONRESPONDING TO OXYLIPINS 2, mitochondrial isoform X1: MASFCRAALLSRARSVTSRSRTLLPNSTSAKPTPSLLSSSPVPTPCASRVLSALGSVESLMPLHSAIASARLKSSIAADSSCWSWLSQGLALPL, translated from the exons ATGGCTTCATTCTGCAGAGCAGCTCTGCTGTCACGTGCGAGGTCCGTGACATCCCGATCCAGAACACTTCTTCCCAACTCCACCTCTGCGAAACCCACGCCCTCTTTGTTGTCTTCTTCCCCAGTACCCACCCCTTGCGCTTCAAG GGTCCTCTCGGCATTGGGAAGTGTAGAATCACTGATGCCGCTTCATAGCGCCATTGCTTCTGCCCGTCTCAAATCGAGCATCGCCGCTGATTCCTCTTGCTGGAGCTGGCTTTCTCAAG
- the LOC131156221 gene encoding protein NONRESPONDING TO OXYLIPINS 2, mitochondrial isoform X2 has translation MASFCRAALLSRARSVTSRSRTLLPNSTSAKPTPSLLSSSPVPTPCASRVLSALGSVESLMPLHSAIASARLKSSIAADSSCWSWLSQDFAVPR, from the exons ATGGCTTCATTCTGCAGAGCAGCTCTGCTGTCACGTGCGAGGTCCGTGACATCCCGATCCAGAACACTTCTTCCCAACTCCACCTCTGCGAAACCCACGCCCTCTTTGTTGTCTTCTTCCCCAGTACCCACCCCTTGCGCTTCAAG GGTCCTCTCGGCATTGGGAAGTGTAGAATCACTGATGCCGCTTCATAGCGCCATTGCTTCTGCCCGTCTCAAATCGAGCATCGCCGCTGATTCCTCTTGCTGGAGCTGGCTTTCTCAAG